A stretch of Lepisosteus oculatus isolate fLepOcu1 chromosome 11, fLepOcu1.hap2, whole genome shotgun sequence DNA encodes these proteins:
- the LOC102690600 gene encoding rho GTPase-activating protein 7 isoform X2, whose product MTNRRPGCFLTCRRKHQPRCRKERKRTTDCREKQIEAKEACDWLKAAGFPQYAQLFEDSKFPVDIDLVKNDHEFLDRDAIDSLCRRLNTLNKCVEMKLEISRPRKRSEDSEDEEPCAISSKWAFERHSKRWSRLEGFEFPFAGEQLSALLPDSPQLKKAESQDTSFSDSCEKHDICSLHSSSSTESDSNSGPKTADDLETSRSSSRCSWGKPASPDSAFCGPPSPGEVPSFHNDEKPLEKPPRKKGKSLLRKMEKLRVRGATLKGPSPRKAKLLISGPVLQEGFDEDRLKRLNCVDIAELQEESRSSCSFSPASCSGSSQSESSSAVSTPSPVTRVRSHSRRARPPHGEHLSDINEQDYKNEKNRQENLIFNIPQGHKPGTFPKALSKDILSPLDNNTSVNWRTGSFHGCRGRRSGNGSSKDHESACSPLAAFDQRISIYDNVPGMQAHLRNTGETEGIGDDDVFSEMNNDVDFQDLFSKWAEKMSEDGDSDFANDSNSPCPSSPKEIHLEIKKQGEADPVTSEPEAEIENSNKIPNNLESTDIHYMMDSGVGSSLTHQNRQQRLHWSSEQNLRPDSIYARIESQSVSQLNLLQKLALLKLTALMDKYSPSSKQGWNWTVPKFIKKIKAPDYKDRRVFGVPLLLNVQRTGDPLPRSILNAMHYLRSQCLDQVGLFRKSGVKSRIQALREMNESDPESVSYEGQSAFDVADMLKQYFRDLPEPIFSSKLCESFLHIYQYFPKDQHFDAVQAAILLLPDENREALQGLLCFLRDVVACVEENQMTPTNLAVCLAPSLFHLNTLKRDSTTPRSSHRKYSLGRPDQKDLSENLAATQGLAHMVAESSRLFQVPKYWLVQHQSSSKDDITQSEGGQSPAQNSSDKDLDKQAHLDVSVQVMLKEARERFKGWVACSSSDSVDLAFRKVNDGNPLRFWRGTVEVEATQEEVFHRILREQRLWEKDFQHTKIIETLGNDAEICHYIAQSMGPQPPREYVLLRTWQCDPQTGTFVLAAVSTEHPDVTCEGVRAEVLMCLYLIDAIGLRKSRLTHVCRTDSRGRTPEWYNKVSGHLLAADLVRIRDSFKPDMKETKI is encoded by the exons AAATTGAAGCAAAAGAAGCTTGTGACTGGCTGAAGGCTGCTGGTTTCCCCCAATATGCCCAACTATTCGAAG ATTCAAAGTTCCCTGTTGACATAGATCTCGTGAAAAATGACCATGAATTTCTCGACAGAGATGCTATCGATTCACTCTGCAG GCGGTTAAATACTTTGAACAAATGCGTGGAAATGAAGTTGGAGATTAGCCGGCCCAGAAAAAGG AGTGAAGACTCGGAAGACGAAGAGCCTTGTGCCATTAGCTCAAAGTGGGCATTTGAGAGGCATAGCAAGCGCTGGTCACGCCTGGAGGGCTTCGAGTTCCCTTTCGCTGGAGAACAGCTCAGTGCCCTTCTTCCTGACAGCCCCCAACTGAAAAAGGCAGAGAGCCAGGACACGTCCTTCTCTGACAGCTGCGAGAAACACGACATCTGCTCCTTGCACAGCTCCAGCAGCACGGAGAGTGACAGCAACAGTGGCCCCAAGACCGCCGATGACTTGGAGACCAGCAGGAGCTCCTCGAGGTGCTCCTGGGGCAAGCCGGCTTCCCCGGACAGCGCCTTCTGCGGGCCCCCGTCGCCCGGCGAGGTCCCGAGTTTCCACAATGACGAGAAGCCCCTGGAGAAGCCTCCCAGGAAGAAGGGCAAAAGCCTCCTGAGAAAGATGGAAAAGCTCCGCGTGCGGGGGGCCACCCTGAAGGGGCCGTCGCCTAGGAAAGCCAAGCTCCTCATCAGCGGCCCTGTCCTGCAGGAGGGCTTCGACGAGGACAGGCTGAAGCGCCTCAACTGCGTGGACATCGCCGAGCTCCAGGAGGAGAGCAGGAGCAGCTGCTCCTTCTCCCCGGCGTCCTGCAGCGGCAGCAGCCAGTCGGAGAGCAGCAGCGCGGTGAGCACACCCAGCCCCGTCACCAGGGTTCGCAGTCACAGCCGGAGGGCCAGGCCCCCTCACGGAGAGCACCTGTCAGACATCAACGAACAGGACtacaagaatgaaaaaaaccGGCAGGAGAACCTCATTTTCAACATCCCCCAAGGGCACAAGCCCGGAACGTTCCCTAAAGCGCTTTCCAAAGATATCTTGTCCCCTTTAGACAACAACACATCCGTCAACTGGAGAACTGGCAGCTTCCACGGCTGCAGAGGGAGAAGATCGGGAAATGGCTCCTCCAAAGACCATGAGTCTGCTTGCAGCCCCCTGGCTGCCTTTGACCAACGGATCAGCATTTACGACAACGTCCCAGGCATGCAAGCCCACCTACGGAACacgggagagacagaggggatcGGGGATGACGACGTGTTCTCAGAAATGAACAACGACGTGGACTTTCAGGATCTGTTTAGCAAGTGGGCAGAGAAGATGTCAGAAGATGGAGATTCGGATTTTGCCAACGACTCCAATTCCCCCTGCCCGTCCTCCCCCAAGGAGATCCACCTGGAAATCAAGAAGCAGGGGGAAGCTGACCCCGTGACCTCGGAACCCGAAGCAGAGAttgaaaattcaaataaaatccCCAACAACCTGGAGTCTACAGACATCCATTACATGATGGATTCTGGAGTTGGCTCTTCTCTTACACATCAAAACAG GCAGCAGAGGTTGCACTGGTCCAGCGAGCAGAATTTACGCCCCGATTCGATTTACGCTCGGATTGAAAGTCAGTCCGTGTCTCAGCTCAACCTGCTGCAGAAGCTGGCCCTGCTTAAGCTCACAGCCTTGATGGATAAATACTCCCCTTCCAGCAAGCAGGGATGGAACTG GACTGTTCCAAAGTtcataaagaaaatcaaagcacCAGACTACAAAGACAGAAGAGTGTTCGGTGTCCCACTGCTCCTGAACGTACAGAGAACAGGGGACCCCTTACCCAGAAGTATTCTGAACGCAATGCACTACCTAAGGTCCCAGTGCCTCGATCAG GTGGGTCTCTTCAGAAAATCTGGCGTCAAGTCTCGCATTCAGGCCCTGCGAGAGATGAACGAGTCCGACCCTGAAAGTGTGAGCTACGAAGGCCAGTCAGCGTTTGATGTGGCCGACATGCTGAAGCAGTACTTCAGGGATCTCCCAGAACCCATCTTCTCCAGCAAGCTGTGCGAATCTTTCCTCCACATTTACCAAT ATTTTCCTAAGGACCAGCACTTTGACGCGGTCCAGGCTGCCATTCTCCTGCTGCCCGATGAGAACCGGGAGGCTCTGCAGGGGCTGCTCTGTTTCCTCAGAGACGTGGTCGCCTGTGTTGAGGAGAACCAGATGACACCCACCAACCTGGCCGTCTGCCTGGCCCCATCGCTCTTCCACCTGAACACCCTGAAGAGGGACAGCACTACGCCCAG GTCAAGCCACAGGaagtacagtctgggcaggccGGACCAGAAGGACCTGAGTGAGAATCTGGCTGCTACCCAGGGGCTTGCTCATATGGTGGCCGAGTCCTCTCGCCTCTTCCAG gtgcCAAAGTACTGGCTTGTACAGCATCAAAGCAGCTCAAAGGATGACATCACACAGAGCGAAGGGGGGCAAAGCCCAGCACAGAACAGCAGCGATAAGGACCTGGATAAGCAGGCACACCTGGACGTTTCTGTGCAGGTCATGCTGAAGGAAGCCAGAGAGAGGTTCAAAGGATGGGTGGCGTGCTCAAGTTCTGACAGCGTTGACCTGGCTTTCAGAAAG GTGAATGACGGAAACCCCTTGCGGTTCTGGAGAGGGACCGTGGAAGTGGAGGCCACACAGGAGGAGGTCTTCCACCGGATACTGAGAGAGCAGAGGCTCTGGGAAAAGGATTTCCAGCACACGAAGATCATTGAAACCTTGGGCAACgatgcagaaatatgtcattaCATTGCTCAAAGCATGGGTCCACAGCCTCCCCGGGAGTATGTGCTCCTGAG GACCTGGCAGTGCGATCCTCAGACGGGCACGTTTGTGCTGGCAGCCGTCTCCACTGAGCACCCCGATGTCACCTGCGAGGGGGTGAGGGCCGAGGTGCTGATGTGCCTCTACCTGATCGACGCCATCGGCCTCCGGAAGAGCCGACTGACGCACGTCTGCCGAACAGACTCCAG GGGCCGGACACCTGAATGGTACAACAAAGTTTCAGGACACTTGCTTGCGGCAGACCTGGTGAGGATCAGAGACTCCTTCAAACCGGACATGAAGGAGACAAAAATATAG
- the LOC102690600 gene encoding rho GTPase-activating protein 7 isoform X3 gives MNQASAQTLENLLERHFFPSVSEIEAKEACDWLKAAGFPQYAQLFEDSKFPVDIDLVKNDHEFLDRDAIDSLCRRLNTLNKCVEMKLEISRPRKRSEDSEDEEPCAISSKWAFERHSKRWSRLEGFEFPFAGEQLSALLPDSPQLKKAESQDTSFSDSCEKHDICSLHSSSSTESDSNSGPKTADDLETSRSSSRCSWGKPASPDSAFCGPPSPGEVPSFHNDEKPLEKPPRKKGKSLLRKMEKLRVRGATLKGPSPRKAKLLISGPVLQEGFDEDRLKRLNCVDIAELQEESRSSCSFSPASCSGSSQSESSSAVSTPSPVTRVRSHSRRARPPHGEHLSDINEQDYKNEKNRQENLIFNIPQGHKPGTFPKALSKDILSPLDNNTSVNWRTGSFHGCRGRRSGNGSSKDHESACSPLAAFDQRISIYDNVPGMQAHLRNTGETEGIGDDDVFSEMNNDVDFQDLFSKWAEKMSEDGDSDFANDSNSPCPSSPKEIHLEIKKQGEADPVTSEPEAEIENSNKIPNNLESTDIHYMMDSGVGSSLTHQNRQQRLHWSSEQNLRPDSIYARIESQSVSQLNLLQKLALLKLTALMDKYSPSSKQGWNWTVPKFIKKIKAPDYKDRRVFGVPLLLNVQRTGDPLPRSILNAMHYLRSQCLDQVGLFRKSGVKSRIQALREMNESDPESVSYEGQSAFDVADMLKQYFRDLPEPIFSSKLCESFLHIYQYFPKDQHFDAVQAAILLLPDENREALQGLLCFLRDVVACVEENQMTPTNLAVCLAPSLFHLNTLKRDSTTPRSSHRKYSLGRPDQKDLSENLAATQGLAHMVAESSRLFQVPKYWLVQHQSSSKDDITQSEGGQSPAQNSSDKDLDKQAHLDVSVQVMLKEARERFKGWVACSSSDSVDLAFRKVNDGNPLRFWRGTVEVEATQEEVFHRILREQRLWEKDFQHTKIIETLGNDAEICHYIAQSMGPQPPREYVLLRTWQCDPQTGTFVLAAVSTEHPDVTCEGVRAEVLMCLYLIDAIGLRKSRLTHVCRTDSRGRTPEWYNKVSGHLLAADLVRIRDSFKPDMKETKI, from the exons ATGAACCAAGCAAGTGCGCAAACCTTAGAAAACCTGCTTGAAAGGCacttttttccttctgtttccG AAATTGAAGCAAAAGAAGCTTGTGACTGGCTGAAGGCTGCTGGTTTCCCCCAATATGCCCAACTATTCGAAG ATTCAAAGTTCCCTGTTGACATAGATCTCGTGAAAAATGACCATGAATTTCTCGACAGAGATGCTATCGATTCACTCTGCAG GCGGTTAAATACTTTGAACAAATGCGTGGAAATGAAGTTGGAGATTAGCCGGCCCAGAAAAAGG AGTGAAGACTCGGAAGACGAAGAGCCTTGTGCCATTAGCTCAAAGTGGGCATTTGAGAGGCATAGCAAGCGCTGGTCACGCCTGGAGGGCTTCGAGTTCCCTTTCGCTGGAGAACAGCTCAGTGCCCTTCTTCCTGACAGCCCCCAACTGAAAAAGGCAGAGAGCCAGGACACGTCCTTCTCTGACAGCTGCGAGAAACACGACATCTGCTCCTTGCACAGCTCCAGCAGCACGGAGAGTGACAGCAACAGTGGCCCCAAGACCGCCGATGACTTGGAGACCAGCAGGAGCTCCTCGAGGTGCTCCTGGGGCAAGCCGGCTTCCCCGGACAGCGCCTTCTGCGGGCCCCCGTCGCCCGGCGAGGTCCCGAGTTTCCACAATGACGAGAAGCCCCTGGAGAAGCCTCCCAGGAAGAAGGGCAAAAGCCTCCTGAGAAAGATGGAAAAGCTCCGCGTGCGGGGGGCCACCCTGAAGGGGCCGTCGCCTAGGAAAGCCAAGCTCCTCATCAGCGGCCCTGTCCTGCAGGAGGGCTTCGACGAGGACAGGCTGAAGCGCCTCAACTGCGTGGACATCGCCGAGCTCCAGGAGGAGAGCAGGAGCAGCTGCTCCTTCTCCCCGGCGTCCTGCAGCGGCAGCAGCCAGTCGGAGAGCAGCAGCGCGGTGAGCACACCCAGCCCCGTCACCAGGGTTCGCAGTCACAGCCGGAGGGCCAGGCCCCCTCACGGAGAGCACCTGTCAGACATCAACGAACAGGACtacaagaatgaaaaaaaccGGCAGGAGAACCTCATTTTCAACATCCCCCAAGGGCACAAGCCCGGAACGTTCCCTAAAGCGCTTTCCAAAGATATCTTGTCCCCTTTAGACAACAACACATCCGTCAACTGGAGAACTGGCAGCTTCCACGGCTGCAGAGGGAGAAGATCGGGAAATGGCTCCTCCAAAGACCATGAGTCTGCTTGCAGCCCCCTGGCTGCCTTTGACCAACGGATCAGCATTTACGACAACGTCCCAGGCATGCAAGCCCACCTACGGAACacgggagagacagaggggatcGGGGATGACGACGTGTTCTCAGAAATGAACAACGACGTGGACTTTCAGGATCTGTTTAGCAAGTGGGCAGAGAAGATGTCAGAAGATGGAGATTCGGATTTTGCCAACGACTCCAATTCCCCCTGCCCGTCCTCCCCCAAGGAGATCCACCTGGAAATCAAGAAGCAGGGGGAAGCTGACCCCGTGACCTCGGAACCCGAAGCAGAGAttgaaaattcaaataaaatccCCAACAACCTGGAGTCTACAGACATCCATTACATGATGGATTCTGGAGTTGGCTCTTCTCTTACACATCAAAACAG GCAGCAGAGGTTGCACTGGTCCAGCGAGCAGAATTTACGCCCCGATTCGATTTACGCTCGGATTGAAAGTCAGTCCGTGTCTCAGCTCAACCTGCTGCAGAAGCTGGCCCTGCTTAAGCTCACAGCCTTGATGGATAAATACTCCCCTTCCAGCAAGCAGGGATGGAACTG GACTGTTCCAAAGTtcataaagaaaatcaaagcacCAGACTACAAAGACAGAAGAGTGTTCGGTGTCCCACTGCTCCTGAACGTACAGAGAACAGGGGACCCCTTACCCAGAAGTATTCTGAACGCAATGCACTACCTAAGGTCCCAGTGCCTCGATCAG GTGGGTCTCTTCAGAAAATCTGGCGTCAAGTCTCGCATTCAGGCCCTGCGAGAGATGAACGAGTCCGACCCTGAAAGTGTGAGCTACGAAGGCCAGTCAGCGTTTGATGTGGCCGACATGCTGAAGCAGTACTTCAGGGATCTCCCAGAACCCATCTTCTCCAGCAAGCTGTGCGAATCTTTCCTCCACATTTACCAAT ATTTTCCTAAGGACCAGCACTTTGACGCGGTCCAGGCTGCCATTCTCCTGCTGCCCGATGAGAACCGGGAGGCTCTGCAGGGGCTGCTCTGTTTCCTCAGAGACGTGGTCGCCTGTGTTGAGGAGAACCAGATGACACCCACCAACCTGGCCGTCTGCCTGGCCCCATCGCTCTTCCACCTGAACACCCTGAAGAGGGACAGCACTACGCCCAG GTCAAGCCACAGGaagtacagtctgggcaggccGGACCAGAAGGACCTGAGTGAGAATCTGGCTGCTACCCAGGGGCTTGCTCATATGGTGGCCGAGTCCTCTCGCCTCTTCCAG gtgcCAAAGTACTGGCTTGTACAGCATCAAAGCAGCTCAAAGGATGACATCACACAGAGCGAAGGGGGGCAAAGCCCAGCACAGAACAGCAGCGATAAGGACCTGGATAAGCAGGCACACCTGGACGTTTCTGTGCAGGTCATGCTGAAGGAAGCCAGAGAGAGGTTCAAAGGATGGGTGGCGTGCTCAAGTTCTGACAGCGTTGACCTGGCTTTCAGAAAG GTGAATGACGGAAACCCCTTGCGGTTCTGGAGAGGGACCGTGGAAGTGGAGGCCACACAGGAGGAGGTCTTCCACCGGATACTGAGAGAGCAGAGGCTCTGGGAAAAGGATTTCCAGCACACGAAGATCATTGAAACCTTGGGCAACgatgcagaaatatgtcattaCATTGCTCAAAGCATGGGTCCACAGCCTCCCCGGGAGTATGTGCTCCTGAG GACCTGGCAGTGCGATCCTCAGACGGGCACGTTTGTGCTGGCAGCCGTCTCCACTGAGCACCCCGATGTCACCTGCGAGGGGGTGAGGGCCGAGGTGCTGATGTGCCTCTACCTGATCGACGCCATCGGCCTCCGGAAGAGCCGACTGACGCACGTCTGCCGAACAGACTCCAG GGGCCGGACACCTGAATGGTACAACAAAGTTTCAGGACACTTGCTTGCGGCAGACCTGGTGAGGATCAGAGACTCCTTCAAACCGGACATGAAGGAGACAAAAATATAG
- the LOC102690600 gene encoding rho GTPase-activating protein 7 isoform X1: MAQLGKSPLRRSFSEHIKDSTNKAWDIFWKSAREKRLSEIEAKEACDWLKAAGFPQYAQLFEDSKFPVDIDLVKNDHEFLDRDAIDSLCRRLNTLNKCVEMKLEISRPRKRSEDSEDEEPCAISSKWAFERHSKRWSRLEGFEFPFAGEQLSALLPDSPQLKKAESQDTSFSDSCEKHDICSLHSSSSTESDSNSGPKTADDLETSRSSSRCSWGKPASPDSAFCGPPSPGEVPSFHNDEKPLEKPPRKKGKSLLRKMEKLRVRGATLKGPSPRKAKLLISGPVLQEGFDEDRLKRLNCVDIAELQEESRSSCSFSPASCSGSSQSESSSAVSTPSPVTRVRSHSRRARPPHGEHLSDINEQDYKNEKNRQENLIFNIPQGHKPGTFPKALSKDILSPLDNNTSVNWRTGSFHGCRGRRSGNGSSKDHESACSPLAAFDQRISIYDNVPGMQAHLRNTGETEGIGDDDVFSEMNNDVDFQDLFSKWAEKMSEDGDSDFANDSNSPCPSSPKEIHLEIKKQGEADPVTSEPEAEIENSNKIPNNLESTDIHYMMDSGVGSSLTHQNRQQRLHWSSEQNLRPDSIYARIESQSVSQLNLLQKLALLKLTALMDKYSPSSKQGWNWTVPKFIKKIKAPDYKDRRVFGVPLLLNVQRTGDPLPRSILNAMHYLRSQCLDQVGLFRKSGVKSRIQALREMNESDPESVSYEGQSAFDVADMLKQYFRDLPEPIFSSKLCESFLHIYQYFPKDQHFDAVQAAILLLPDENREALQGLLCFLRDVVACVEENQMTPTNLAVCLAPSLFHLNTLKRDSTTPRSSHRKYSLGRPDQKDLSENLAATQGLAHMVAESSRLFQVPKYWLVQHQSSSKDDITQSEGGQSPAQNSSDKDLDKQAHLDVSVQVMLKEARERFKGWVACSSSDSVDLAFRKVNDGNPLRFWRGTVEVEATQEEVFHRILREQRLWEKDFQHTKIIETLGNDAEICHYIAQSMGPQPPREYVLLRTWQCDPQTGTFVLAAVSTEHPDVTCEGVRAEVLMCLYLIDAIGLRKSRLTHVCRTDSRGRTPEWYNKVSGHLLAADLVRIRDSFKPDMKETKI, translated from the exons AAATTGAAGCAAAAGAAGCTTGTGACTGGCTGAAGGCTGCTGGTTTCCCCCAATATGCCCAACTATTCGAAG ATTCAAAGTTCCCTGTTGACATAGATCTCGTGAAAAATGACCATGAATTTCTCGACAGAGATGCTATCGATTCACTCTGCAG GCGGTTAAATACTTTGAACAAATGCGTGGAAATGAAGTTGGAGATTAGCCGGCCCAGAAAAAGG AGTGAAGACTCGGAAGACGAAGAGCCTTGTGCCATTAGCTCAAAGTGGGCATTTGAGAGGCATAGCAAGCGCTGGTCACGCCTGGAGGGCTTCGAGTTCCCTTTCGCTGGAGAACAGCTCAGTGCCCTTCTTCCTGACAGCCCCCAACTGAAAAAGGCAGAGAGCCAGGACACGTCCTTCTCTGACAGCTGCGAGAAACACGACATCTGCTCCTTGCACAGCTCCAGCAGCACGGAGAGTGACAGCAACAGTGGCCCCAAGACCGCCGATGACTTGGAGACCAGCAGGAGCTCCTCGAGGTGCTCCTGGGGCAAGCCGGCTTCCCCGGACAGCGCCTTCTGCGGGCCCCCGTCGCCCGGCGAGGTCCCGAGTTTCCACAATGACGAGAAGCCCCTGGAGAAGCCTCCCAGGAAGAAGGGCAAAAGCCTCCTGAGAAAGATGGAAAAGCTCCGCGTGCGGGGGGCCACCCTGAAGGGGCCGTCGCCTAGGAAAGCCAAGCTCCTCATCAGCGGCCCTGTCCTGCAGGAGGGCTTCGACGAGGACAGGCTGAAGCGCCTCAACTGCGTGGACATCGCCGAGCTCCAGGAGGAGAGCAGGAGCAGCTGCTCCTTCTCCCCGGCGTCCTGCAGCGGCAGCAGCCAGTCGGAGAGCAGCAGCGCGGTGAGCACACCCAGCCCCGTCACCAGGGTTCGCAGTCACAGCCGGAGGGCCAGGCCCCCTCACGGAGAGCACCTGTCAGACATCAACGAACAGGACtacaagaatgaaaaaaaccGGCAGGAGAACCTCATTTTCAACATCCCCCAAGGGCACAAGCCCGGAACGTTCCCTAAAGCGCTTTCCAAAGATATCTTGTCCCCTTTAGACAACAACACATCCGTCAACTGGAGAACTGGCAGCTTCCACGGCTGCAGAGGGAGAAGATCGGGAAATGGCTCCTCCAAAGACCATGAGTCTGCTTGCAGCCCCCTGGCTGCCTTTGACCAACGGATCAGCATTTACGACAACGTCCCAGGCATGCAAGCCCACCTACGGAACacgggagagacagaggggatcGGGGATGACGACGTGTTCTCAGAAATGAACAACGACGTGGACTTTCAGGATCTGTTTAGCAAGTGGGCAGAGAAGATGTCAGAAGATGGAGATTCGGATTTTGCCAACGACTCCAATTCCCCCTGCCCGTCCTCCCCCAAGGAGATCCACCTGGAAATCAAGAAGCAGGGGGAAGCTGACCCCGTGACCTCGGAACCCGAAGCAGAGAttgaaaattcaaataaaatccCCAACAACCTGGAGTCTACAGACATCCATTACATGATGGATTCTGGAGTTGGCTCTTCTCTTACACATCAAAACAG GCAGCAGAGGTTGCACTGGTCCAGCGAGCAGAATTTACGCCCCGATTCGATTTACGCTCGGATTGAAAGTCAGTCCGTGTCTCAGCTCAACCTGCTGCAGAAGCTGGCCCTGCTTAAGCTCACAGCCTTGATGGATAAATACTCCCCTTCCAGCAAGCAGGGATGGAACTG GACTGTTCCAAAGTtcataaagaaaatcaaagcacCAGACTACAAAGACAGAAGAGTGTTCGGTGTCCCACTGCTCCTGAACGTACAGAGAACAGGGGACCCCTTACCCAGAAGTATTCTGAACGCAATGCACTACCTAAGGTCCCAGTGCCTCGATCAG GTGGGTCTCTTCAGAAAATCTGGCGTCAAGTCTCGCATTCAGGCCCTGCGAGAGATGAACGAGTCCGACCCTGAAAGTGTGAGCTACGAAGGCCAGTCAGCGTTTGATGTGGCCGACATGCTGAAGCAGTACTTCAGGGATCTCCCAGAACCCATCTTCTCCAGCAAGCTGTGCGAATCTTTCCTCCACATTTACCAAT ATTTTCCTAAGGACCAGCACTTTGACGCGGTCCAGGCTGCCATTCTCCTGCTGCCCGATGAGAACCGGGAGGCTCTGCAGGGGCTGCTCTGTTTCCTCAGAGACGTGGTCGCCTGTGTTGAGGAGAACCAGATGACACCCACCAACCTGGCCGTCTGCCTGGCCCCATCGCTCTTCCACCTGAACACCCTGAAGAGGGACAGCACTACGCCCAG GTCAAGCCACAGGaagtacagtctgggcaggccGGACCAGAAGGACCTGAGTGAGAATCTGGCTGCTACCCAGGGGCTTGCTCATATGGTGGCCGAGTCCTCTCGCCTCTTCCAG gtgcCAAAGTACTGGCTTGTACAGCATCAAAGCAGCTCAAAGGATGACATCACACAGAGCGAAGGGGGGCAAAGCCCAGCACAGAACAGCAGCGATAAGGACCTGGATAAGCAGGCACACCTGGACGTTTCTGTGCAGGTCATGCTGAAGGAAGCCAGAGAGAGGTTCAAAGGATGGGTGGCGTGCTCAAGTTCTGACAGCGTTGACCTGGCTTTCAGAAAG GTGAATGACGGAAACCCCTTGCGGTTCTGGAGAGGGACCGTGGAAGTGGAGGCCACACAGGAGGAGGTCTTCCACCGGATACTGAGAGAGCAGAGGCTCTGGGAAAAGGATTTCCAGCACACGAAGATCATTGAAACCTTGGGCAACgatgcagaaatatgtcattaCATTGCTCAAAGCATGGGTCCACAGCCTCCCCGGGAGTATGTGCTCCTGAG GACCTGGCAGTGCGATCCTCAGACGGGCACGTTTGTGCTGGCAGCCGTCTCCACTGAGCACCCCGATGTCACCTGCGAGGGGGTGAGGGCCGAGGTGCTGATGTGCCTCTACCTGATCGACGCCATCGGCCTCCGGAAGAGCCGACTGACGCACGTCTGCCGAACAGACTCCAG GGGCCGGACACCTGAATGGTACAACAAAGTTTCAGGACACTTGCTTGCGGCAGACCTGGTGAGGATCAGAGACTCCTTCAAACCGGACATGAAGGAGACAAAAATATAG